The nucleotide window CGATGTCCGGCGGGGCGATCGCCCAGAGGGCGCTGACGGACTTCACCGGGGAGAAGGTGAGGTCGTAACCGGCCACCGCGGTCGTCTTCGACCGTGAGTGCCGCGCGATCGCCCCGGCCAGCTCACGGGCGTCCAACGGCTGCCGGCCGTGCTCGGCGAGGAAGAACTCCCGACCCACCTCGGTGCGCACCCGCGCCCGTTCCTCGGCCGGGACCGGCCAGTCCCCTGGCAGCCCAGCGTCGGTGCTGATAGCCGCGATGCGCTTGGCGACCTCGAGGCGGAACGGGCTCACGTCGCCGGTGAACACCTTGTACGGCGCCCCGAGCCGGGTCACGGCCTGCCGGTCCCGCACGCTCAGCCCCCCGGGCCGACCTGGCTGGTCCGGGTTGGCCGCCTCCAGCGCGGCCAGCCTCTGCGCGGCGAGCGGGTGGTGCCCGGAGCCGAACAGGGCCTGCATCTGCTCGGCGGTCACGACGTCTCCCACGGCGAGCCCATCGATCCCGGTCATACCGGAACCCACCCACTGCCCTGGGGTCTCACCGCGGTCGGTGTAGTAGCTGGCCAGCCCGGTATGGCCCTTCTCGGTGGCGTCCATGGCCGCGACCTGACGGGTCAGGTAGTCGTACCCCGACCCCGCCGTCAGCTTGTGGACGCTCATCACGACCCCCACACGGCAACGGAACGCCGTCGGCGGTCAGCAGGGGACGCCCGGACGTCGCACCGGAAATGCAAGAGGTGTGTGGCACATGGATCTCGTCGCGCTGGAGGGGGGACGAAGGGGCGCTGAGACGGTCGGCTTGCGCGGAGCTCTGCGTCGGGTCAGGGTCCGCGGTCCGCGTAGGTCAGATCGGCGGTGGTGAACGGGATCGGGTGGAGGTGACCGCCGGGGGAGTGGCTAGGTACCTGTGGGGGAGTCGGAGTCCGTAGGCGAACCACACTGGAGTGAGCAGGTGAGCAGGCGTGAATGAGCAGGCAGTGAGGTCGACGGGTCGGCAGTCGGTGCGGCAGGCGGCGCGAAGGGCGGTGCTGGACGCGCAGTCCGCGCGGCGACGTGAGCGCGCCGAGCGCGAGCAACGTGTCGAGGCGTTGGTGGTCGAGGTGCTAGTGGCGGTCCGGGAGCGGGACGCAGCCATCGCGTCCGCCGAGGCTCGGGCCGGCGCCGCTTTGGACCGGATTGTTCAGCAGGAGCGCCTCACCGTCCGCGAGGTCGTCGACTGGTGCGCCGACGGGGCCTTGAGCACTCGAGAGGTCGCACGGCTCCGGGCCGTCGCGGCCCGAGCAGCCGGGTCCGTCGCGCCGCCTGCCGCACCAACTGCCGACCCGTCGACTTCACTGCAGATAGGCGGTGGTGAACGGGGTCGGGTGGAGGTGACCGCCGACGTTGTGCGCCCGCCCTCCGCTGGCTACAGCTCCTGAGCGGCCGGAGAAGGGGCGGCGCCGGTCTCATCTTCGGGCGGGGCGGCTTGTTCGCAGCGGCGTCGTGCTGCCCGGTGACGCCGGCGTCGCAGGACAACGGCTGGCGGACCTGGCTACCTCGTCCCGCAGATGATCGTCAAGCGGCGAAGCGCTGTGAGCGGGGCCCGTCCTTTCGTTGCGGGCTGCACCGGGGGCCGGCATCGGCCGGCGCAGGGCGGACGAGCTGACCGCCCGGACCTACGATCGCCGCATGGTGCGGTTCGTGGCGCTGTCGCGCCCCGAGGCCGCGGCTTACCTCGAGCGGTTCCTGGGGGAGACCCCTCAGGCCCTGGCCCGGACCGTGGAGCTCGCTGCCAGCCTCGACGGACCGCGACCAGGGATCTTCGACCTGAGCGCTGCGTCGCTGGACCCGCTCTGGGGCTGGGCTGCGCCCCTGCTGTCCTGGCGCGACGGGTACACGCCGCCGGCGCCAGGGGAGCCGGGGGGCCGTGTCCCCCTCGACGTCCTGGAACCCGAGGACGAGCTACCGAGCTGGTTCGACCCGGTCGTGCCCGGGTGGGCGCGGTGGTCAGCAGAGTCCCTCTCGCTGATCGACGGCCTCGCTCGCTACCTCGGTGAGACGCTCGTCAGGGAGGTCCCCACGGCCCGGTGGGTAGCCGGGCATGCCCGGGCGCGGGGGTACATGTACCAGAACCATCCCGTCGTGACCGGGCTACCCGTCGACGACAGCGAGCCCATGGCTTCCGTCGCCGTCATCGCCTCACGGGTGCTCCTCCCGACCCCCGGGCCCAGGACGCTGGGGGACCTGTTCCACACCTGGACCTGACGGGCTGGCTGCGGCCCGCGTCGACTGCACCTCGGTCCGTCCCGACAGCCGACCCCTGTCCGGCGGCGAGAGCTCTCGCGCGGGACCGGCCGCAGGCCTCCGGCGTCCGTCATACAGAGGATCGGTTGTCGGGACGCGCTGGGCGGTAAGGCTGACCCGGCACCTGGATCAGTCGAGCGTCCAGGCGCCGCCGACGGGCTGATAGCCAAGCGCTTCCTCTGTCCCGTGAAGGTCGGCGACACGGTGCCGGTTCGCCGACGTGACGTTGGCGACCAGGAAGCCCTCCACTTCGGCCTCGACTGCTCCCCGCAAGAAGCCGACAGCGTCACGAGCGCTCAGCCATGCCGAAAGCTCCGAGACCGGGGTCGTGGCCACGTCCAGCCGCCTGCCGGGGAAGTAGCCCAGGCGGAGGGCGACCACCGACGTGCGTGACGTGGCGGCCACCCAGGAGCCGAGGGCCTCGGCCCATGCCTTGGTTGCGCCGTAGAGGTTTGCTGGGCGCGCCTGGTCGGTGGCCCGCCGCTGGGCGTGCTCCGGTAGCCCGGCGACCGCCTGGAGGCTGCTCGCCAGCACGAGTCGACGGACACCGGCGTCCATCGCCGCACGTGCCACCGTGTAGGCACCCACGACATTGGCTGGGAGCAGCTGCTCCCAGGTCGCTTCAGGGTCCGGCACGGCCGCGAGGTGGACGACTGCGTCGGCACCGGCGAAGGCCTTTCGACAGGCGTCCAGGTCGGTCACGTCCAAGGTTTCGATCGGCCCTTCTAAGACCTTGTCGGTCAGGCGCAGCCGCCACGCGTCAGCCAGCTCCTGGCTCACCGAACGACCGATCAGTCCAGCCGCGCCGGTCAGGACCACCCCTCGCTGCTGCGGCATCCCGTCACGCTAGACGCACGACCCGTGCGAGACGCAGGAGAAGCGGCCCTCCCCGAACCGGGATCCCCAGCTACGGATCGGCTGGCGGAACAAGGGTCTGTTGGACGATTGCTCCCGTCGCGGCGCCGTCGTGGGATGTTGCGGACGTGGGTTTCTGGCCTGTGTGGGCAACCGAGCAGGTGCACGTGCAGTCGCCCCAGGAGGCCTGGCAGCGGCGCGGTGAACGGCTGTGCATGCAGCTCGACGTCGCCCTCGCGCCATGGCTCGAATCTCCGGTGGCGCACGTCGGCTCGACGGCGGTGCCGGGCCTGGCTGCGAAGCCGATCCTCGACGTGCAGGCAGCGGTCCTCGACCTCGGGTGCGCGGAGCTGATCGCGCGGGTGCTAGCTCCTGCAGGCTGGCACCTCGTCCCTGCCGAGCTCGACGCCAGGCCGTACCGCCGGTTCCTGGTCCTCGTGGTCGACGGACATCGCGCGGCGCACCTGCACCTGCTGCTCGCCGGCAGCGCGCGCTGGAGCGAGCAGCTTGCCTTCCGTGATCAGCTGCGAGCCGACCCGACGCTCGTACGCCGCTACGCGGAACTCAAGCAGGCGTTGGCCGCGGAGCACGCTGACGACCGCGAGGCCTACACCGCAGAGAAGGCCGACTTCATCCGGGACGTCCTGCAGCGGTCGAGCACTGGTCCTGAATGAGCAGCGTCACGCAGGTCAACAGTCGTCTGGCATGCGGCTCCTGGGCCTACGAGCGAGCAGAAGCTGCTTCCACGAGGGCGAGGACGTCGCGATAGGTGCCGTCGAGGTCTCCCTCTCGGCTGGTGACCCAGCGAGCCCGGGGCCGACCGGCAAGCATCGCCATCATCCGCTGGCGCATGTCGACCAGGTCTCGCAGCCCATCATTGCGGCCGAGAAGGTCCGCGGCGTCGCGGTGCTCAATCCGCTCCCTCTCTGCGGTGCGCCGGGCGAAGCGCTCGAGCATCTGCTCGGGGTCGAGGTCCACGACAATCTCCACGAACGTGCTGTGCACCTCGAGGGCGAGCGACTCCAGCTGCTCGGCCAGCTGCGGACGCGCCAGGAACTGCGGGACCGCGACATCGTGACCGGCCTCAAGGTGGGTCCGTGCCATCGCCAGGGCCAGCGTCCGCGCCGCTGAGCCTGCGGCGTCGGAGCGGTCGAGCCAGCCGCCCAGCAGAGAACGCACAACGTCGATGTCCAGGCACAGCGCCAACGGGTGATCGCTGACGTAGCGGCGGGCCAGAGACGACTTCCCCGACGCCGGTGGACCGTTGAGCACGATCAGTCGCGGCACGCTTGAACGCTAGACGTGTACGGGTGTGCGCTGCTATCAGACAGGAGGTCTGGCAGCCCTCCAGGCGCTTAGATCAGCGACCCCGACACGTCCTGAGCGCTGCTCGCTGCTGCTCCGCTTAAAGGATCGGTCATTGGGGCGCGTCGAAGGCCGTGGCAGGCGGCTGGGCAGGGCAGGGCTGGACCGGGGCCCCCGGCTCTTGATGTTGAATCTCGTACTGGCACTCCGAGCAGGGCTCCCCGTCGATTGCGTGCTCGCGCCAGTCGTGGAGGCACGCCTCGCAGTCACCGATATACGGCCTCCTCCGCCTGCGCCACCAGACCATCTCCGAAGTGTGCCGCTTGCCGATCGGCAAGGATCCGCCGACCCCTGATCGGTACATACGCGCCGCGGCAACGGCGGCCGCCCTGCTGGCGGTGTGTCAAGGACGGTCCTCTATGACCCGGGTACACGCATGCCGGTTTACGCCCGATTCAGAACCTCTTCGAGTCGGCGGGCCTCTGTTGCAAGCCGTGTGCGCCCTCCGCTGGCGACTCCGGACAGCCCTTTCACCGAACCGCGGGCGCCGGTTGAGAGGGCCAGATCGACGGCGAGCACCAGCAAGTCCAGGAGGCCGCGGCGGCCGGAGACGATGGCGGCGGGTAGTGCCGCGGCCACGATGTCCCACACCAGCCGTTGTGCCGCGGGATTGGCGCGTGAGGCCTCGGTCAGGGTGCGGGCTACCCGCATGGGTGAGACGGTCGGCCAGGCGAGCAGCTCTCCGATGCTGAGGCCGGCCGCTGCCCCGTCAAGTCCCCCTGCTCGGGCGAATCCGCGGAGGGCGTCAGCAGAGGCGGTTGCTACCTCAGCGTTTCCCGCGGCTGCGGCCCAGCCGATCGCCAGGGCGGTACCGATACCGGTCGGGCCGCCGGCGAGCGGGAGGAGTGGGAGGGTTTGCGTCACGCCCGGGACTCCCACGGCGGTGGTCTCCAGAAGGCGGATCACGAGGTGCGCGGCAACGGCGTCCCGGTGCTGCGGCAGCGTGAGCAACAGTTCGAGCGGGCGCGCCAGGTCCTCCCGCTCCCAGTAGTGTCCCGCGTCAGCGACGCGTCCGGGGAGGGTGGTTGCGTGTCCCCCGGAGCGCGACCACACCGTGACGGTGCCCGCCCGCTCGATCAGATGGGGATTGACAACAGGTGGTGGGAGCACGTCGGCGACCGGGGCGTCACCGAGCCCGCTCTCGCCGGGGTGCGTCCTCCACGGGTGTTGCCGGAGCCGCACTGTCGCCGGGACGACCTCGATGTCGGGCTGGCCGTAGTCGACGGCCCCAGCGAGCCACTGTGACGCGGGACTTCCGATCGCTCGGAGATCCTGCGCCAGAGCGTCGCGGTCGGCACTCAGTGGCAGGCGCAGCCAGAGCTGCTGCAAGTCCAGCGGGCCGGGGTTAGCGCCGATCTGCGACCACGCGCGCAGCCGGTCCAGGGCGGCGCCTGGGTCTATCGCGCCGGTGACACGGGTGGGCGTCGACAGCAGAGGACCGGACACGCTGCCATGGATGAGGGCCGCCAGCTCCAGCACCCGCACACCCGTGCAGCCGTCGATCCCCCCAGGTGGCACCCACCCCATCACCCCGACCGCATCGTTCTCCTGCACCGGGGCGCCGCCCGGCGTCATCACGTCCCGCAGCAGACGCTCGACCGGGCCTCGTTCGCTGCTGTCCCATCCGAAGCCGGCCGGGCGCCGGGGCGCCGACTCGTATCCGAGGCGCCGTCTGAGCGGCCAGAGTGCCTTGCGGACGCCCTCGGGGTCGGCGGCAGCGTGCCGGGACAGGCCGTCCAGCACACGCTCGCCGGCGCGCGGGTCGCGGGTCTCGACATGTTCAGCGGCCGCCTCGACCAGGTCCCGCAGGTCCATGACCGGTGCCAGCAGGTCAGCTTCGACGGCGACGTCGAAGGGGAGCCCGCCCGGGGTGGAGGGGTCCGGGACGAGGTCGGGCATGACGAGGTCGGGTGCGGGCGGTTTGTCGGGTGCGCCGAGCACCTGGGTCACCCGTTGCTGCAGCACGGGTGCGACGTCGCCGGCCGCCTCGCGCAGCTGCGCGACGGTGCCCAGGTCACACCTGGGAACGAGCTTGGCCAGCGCGTCCAGAGCCTTTTCCTGCACGTCGCGGCGCTCGTGCTGCAGCGCAACGGCGGCTGCGAGCGCCACCTCGTTCACGCGGTCGGGCGCACTGCGGTTGAGGCGATGTAGCCAGGTCAACGTGGCTGTAGCCAGACCTTTCTCCGGGCGGGACAACGCCGCCCTAGCGACGTCCAGCGCGGTGTCCATGTCCATCTCACCGGCGTCGTGGGCCTCGCGGAGCAGCCGGAGTGCGACGCCCGCCGTCGTCCCCGGTCCGTCAGCTACCAGCCCGACGTACGAGCGCAGATGGCGCACCGCGTCCTCGGTTGTCGGGTGCAGGGCCTCATGGATGCCCAGCACCCCACCCACGTGCCCACGAGTCCCGCCCCGCACGAGCGCGTCGAGCGCAGCGGCAAGGAGGTGGTCCCGGTCGATGGTCCCCTCGGCGCTCAGGAGGGCGAGAGCACCGGGCCATGTCTGCTCCGGGGGCGCGGTGCGCGTGCTGTACGTCCCGTGCTCGTCCCGCTCGTGAAAGGTGTTGCGGTGACCCATCAGGGTCCCCACGTCATTCGTGGCGAGGATCGCGGGCAGCAGCCCGCGCAGCTCCTCGTCGTCGCGAAGGAGCTGCGGCAGGTCGAGGTCCGGGCACCTGCCGATGTGGGCGACGACCCCGGTGAGGTACGGAGCGCAGGTCGGGCGAGGAGAACCCCCGGCGCATCTGAGCGCCTCCACGACGTCGACCGGTATCCCCTCGAAACCCCCCCACGCGACCTGCTCGGCGAGCCGCTCGACCAGGTCCGGCAGCCACGGGGGCCGCCGGTCCAGAATGGTCGCCACGACAAGCCAGCCGCCTATCTGGGTCTCCCGCGGTCCGCCGGTGGCGCCGACACCGTCGTGCCATCCCGTGTCGCTGCGGCGCAGCGAATCGGTGAGTGCCGCTGCAGGCAGCGTCCCCGCCTGGGCGACGGCTAGGACCCCACGCAGCGTGTACCCGAGGCGCTCGCTCCGGCTCGGCCGGGTGAGCTCCGCCACGGCTGGGGCGATGGCTCGCCGCGCGGGCTCGTCCAGCGGGGCGAGGAATCGACGGACCTCGGTCGCGCCGCGGGAGAGCAGCTCGCAGAGCTCGTCCTCGGTCATGCCGTCTGCGGTGCGCTCAGGAGGTTGGCCATGCGCGCGGCCAGGACGTGCGAGCAGGGCCCACGCCCGCCTCGGTGCCGCGCCCACCAGTGACAGGTGCACGACGGAGGGCCGGAACCCACACCGCCGCGGACGTGGTGCTGGTTGCCCGCGACCTGCACCACGATGAGGTCGCCGTCTCGTCGCAGACGACCCTCGGTCACGAGACGCCGGGCGGAGCGCAGCCGGGGGTTCAGCGCCTCGGCGTCCCCGGCGTCGTACGGCAGGTCGCGGGCGAACCAGCAGCCGCCGGAGGCGTCGTAGCCGACCCGGCCTGCCGTTCCAAGGACAGCCAGTGCCTGCTCGGCCCTGTCCGTGGTGAGGTCCGCAGCGACCCCGACCTCGGTGAGCGTCATGGCCGGCAGCCATCCCATGACGTCGGCCACCAGGTCCGCATCGCTGACGGCGGTGTCGTCGGCCAGCGCCTCGAGCACGCCGCCTTCCCCGGAGAAGCCGCGAGAGACCTCCGGGGACAGGGTGAGTACCAGGCGGGACCCGGGCAGGACGAGCTCCCAGGCGCTCGGGGCGGGGCTGCCGTCGTTCGCCGGGCCGTAGACCCTCATCGTGCTGGCGAACCGGAGCAGCGGGGCCAGCGTCAGCAGCCGCTGCGGCCCGGACATGGGGACCGAGTCACGACCTGCCCGTGTGCTGAGCGTCAGCGACCGGCCGGTCACCGTCGCCCACAACGACGACCGTGCGTCCGAGCGTGGCAGCGAGCGCAGGAACCGACGTGCTTCCGTCCCGGTCACCTCACCACGGGGCGTCATGCGCGCAAGAGCCACGGGGGCCTCGGCGAAGCCCCGGAGCCACCGCTGCGGCAGGGGCACTTTCCGCTCGACGACAGCCTCGTCGAGCGTGGTCACCTCGAGGGCGTCCGGGCCGACGGACAGGTGCAGCGGCTCGCGGCCACGGACCCTGGACAGGGCCGCCTGCAAGGGCTGGTTGACGTCGACGTTGGTCGTCCCGCGATCGAGCACCTCCCCGTCCAGGTCCCGCTCGGTGATGTCGAAGCGGGCGTACACCCCGCAGCAGGCGGAGAAGGACTCGAAGCGCAGGTTCGCGCCGTCGCTCGTCACGACGGGGTCGAGGATCGACCCCATGCGTGTGGCGGTCATCGGCACGTGGTAGCGGGCCCGGGCCACCGCAGCCACGGCGAGCAGCCCCTGAGCCGCCTGCTCGGGCTCGGTGAGGAACCCGACAAAGAAGCGCGGGTGGTCGAGGGAGCTGGTGTTCCAGCCACCCGACGTCTGTAGGCCCAGCTGATTGCCCGATATCGCCGACGATGCCCGGTAGCGCAGGCTGCTGGTGGCATCGCTGGCGGTCACGTTGTGACATCGGCCGCCGGCCCGTCGCCTTGAGGACACAGTGGGGGGGCGAGATCGGATGATGGTGGCCAGCTCGGTAGCACGGCTCGCCTCCCCCGCATCGGGGCTTGGGTGCAGCCACCCGCGCACGGCGGACCGCACCTAAAGCGGGTCGTAGGGCCTCCCGAGTCGTTCCTCTGGGGCTGCCCGCAGGGTCAGCCGCCTTCGATCGCGGAGGGCGACCACGCCGTCCCAGCAGACGATCGTCTATCGGTTCGCTCGGGGAGTCCTCGCCGACACGGTCGACTCCTGTTGGCCGTCTGCTTGGAGCCCTTCGGTCAGTTGGCGCACTTGGTGATGCTGTCGGCGGTCCACGCCCCGGAGGCGTCTCGCCGTACGTCGACGTACGTCAGCGCCCGGCCGCTGCTCTCCATGAAGACCCTTGCGCTGCTGGAGTCATCGTCGCGGTCCTCCACCACGGGAGTGCCTCCGGCGGCGTCGCGTGCGGCGTCTTCTGGCGTCGACTGCTCGGGAGCCTCACCGGCTGCGTAGTCGAAGTGAGACGAGACCCGCATGAGGCCGTCGCAGTCCAGACCGTCGGTGGCCTCGGGCTGCGACGGGGTGTCGCTGCAGCCGCCCAAGAGCAGGGCGAAGACGGTCAGGCCGCAGCCAGCACGCCAGGTTCGAGCCGAGGCCCGCTGGACGTCGGCCCTGTGCTTCAGCATCGCGCTACCCCCTGGTCCCGCTTGGAGCGTGTCCGGCGACCTTGCAGGCCCGCCCGCCTTTTCAGTGTGGGTCGTGAGCGCGGCCTTCGTGCCGTTCTGCGGCAGCTCAGACCCAGCTGGGCCACCACATCCGCATCCGCCAGGCGTCGGTGGTGATGAGGTCCGCCGTCCAGACCGGGTAGAAGAACAGCAGGCAGCCGACGGCCGCCACGACCACTGATCCGGCCCCCACACTTCCCCAGAGCCGACGGTTCGGGGACGCGCCGGGCGGACCGAGAACGAGCCCGAGCGCGTAGGTCAGCGCGAGGACCAGGAACGGTACGAAGGCGACCGCGTAGAAGGAGAAGATCGTGCGGTCCTGGAACGCGAACCACGGCAGGTAGCACGCGGCCACAGGGACCAGGATCGCGCCGGCGCGCCAGTCGCGGCGCAGCACCCAGGTCAGCGCGACGACGATCAGGGCCACGGTGCCGCCCCACCAGACCACCGGGTTGCCCAACGACGTCACGGCGGCCGAGCAGGCATCGGCGCCGCAGCCGGTCAGGCCCTCGCTGGTGCCCTCGTAGAAGAACGAGGTCGGCCGGCCCTGGACCAGCCACGACCACGGGTTGGCCATGTAGTTGTGCGGGTTGTCGACGACGTTGATCGTGGTGTGGAAGCCGTAGGCGCCCTGGTGGTAGTTCCACAGGCTGGCCAGGGACTGCGGCAGCCACGAGACGGCCTCGTCGGGGTTCTCCGCGGCCCAG belongs to Aquipuribacter hungaricus and includes:
- a CDS encoding NAD-dependent epimerase/dehydratase family protein yields the protein MPQQRGVVLTGAAGLIGRSVSQELADAWRLRLTDKVLEGPIETLDVTDLDACRKAFAGADAVVHLAAVPDPEATWEQLLPANVVGAYTVARAAMDAGVRRLVLASSLQAVAGLPEHAQRRATDQARPANLYGATKAWAEALGSWVAATSRTSVVALRLGYFPGRRLDVATTPVSELSAWLSARDAVGFLRGAVEAEVEGFLVANVTSANRHRVADLHGTEEALGYQPVGGAWTLD
- a CDS encoding GrpB family protein, with product MQSPQEAWQRRGERLCMQLDVALAPWLESPVAHVGSTAVPGLAAKPILDVQAAVLDLGCAELIARVLAPAGWHLVPAELDARPYRRFLVLVVDGHRAAHLHLLLAGSARWSEQLAFRDQLRADPTLVRRYAELKQALAAEHADDREAYTAEKADFIRDVLQRSSTGPE
- a CDS encoding AAA family ATPase, which produces MPRLIVLNGPPASGKSSLARRYVSDHPLALCLDIDVVRSLLGGWLDRSDAAGSAARTLALAMARTHLEAGHDVAVPQFLARPQLAEQLESLALEVHSTFVEIVVDLDPEQMLERFARRTAERERIEHRDAADLLGRNDGLRDLVDMRQRMMAMLAGRPRARWVTSREGDLDGTYRDVLALVEAASARS
- a CDS encoding DUF6493 family protein, with product MTEDELCELLSRGATEVRRFLAPLDEPARRAIAPAVAELTRPSRSERLGYTLRGVLAVAQAGTLPAAALTDSLRRSDTGWHDGVGATGGPRETQIGGWLVVATILDRRPPWLPDLVERLAEQVAWGGFEGIPVDVVEALRCAGGSPRPTCAPYLTGVVAHIGRCPDLDLPQLLRDDEELRGLLPAILATNDVGTLMGHRNTFHERDEHGTYSTRTAPPEQTWPGALALLSAEGTIDRDHLLAAALDALVRGGTRGHVGGVLGIHEALHPTTEDAVRHLRSYVGLVADGPGTTAGVALRLLREAHDAGEMDMDTALDVARAALSRPEKGLATATLTWLHRLNRSAPDRVNEVALAAAVALQHERRDVQEKALDALAKLVPRCDLGTVAQLREAAGDVAPVLQQRVTQVLGAPDKPPAPDLVMPDLVPDPSTPGGLPFDVAVEADLLAPVMDLRDLVEAAAEHVETRDPRAGERVLDGLSRHAAADPEGVRKALWPLRRRLGYESAPRRPAGFGWDSSERGPVERLLRDVMTPGGAPVQENDAVGVMGWVPPGGIDGCTGVRVLELAALIHGSVSGPLLSTPTRVTGAIDPGAALDRLRAWSQIGANPGPLDLQQLWLRLPLSADRDALAQDLRAIGSPASQWLAGAVDYGQPDIEVVPATVRLRQHPWRTHPGESGLGDAPVADVLPPPVVNPHLIERAGTVTVWSRSGGHATTLPGRVADAGHYWEREDLARPLELLLTLPQHRDAVAAHLVIRLLETTAVGVPGVTQTLPLLPLAGGPTGIGTALAIGWAAAAGNAEVATASADALRGFARAGGLDGAAAGLSIGELLAWPTVSPMRVARTLTEASRANPAAQRLVWDIVAAALPAAIVSGRRGLLDLLVLAVDLALSTGARGSVKGLSGVASGGRTRLATEARRLEEVLNRA
- a CDS encoding SWIM zinc finger family protein → MTASDATSSLRYRASSAISGNQLGLQTSGGWNTSSLDHPRFFVGFLTEPEQAAQGLLAVAAVARARYHVPMTATRMGSILDPVVTSDGANLRFESFSACCGVYARFDITERDLDGEVLDRGTTNVDVNQPLQAALSRVRGREPLHLSVGPDALEVTTLDEAVVERKVPLPQRWLRGFAEAPVALARMTPRGEVTGTEARRFLRSLPRSDARSSLWATVTGRSLTLSTRAGRDSVPMSGPQRLLTLAPLLRFASTMRVYGPANDGSPAPSAWELVLPGSRLVLTLSPEVSRGFSGEGGVLEALADDTAVSDADLVADVMGWLPAMTLTEVGVAADLTTDRAEQALAVLGTAGRVGYDASGGCWFARDLPYDAGDAEALNPRLRSARRLVTEGRLRRDGDLIVVQVAGNQHHVRGGVGSGPPSCTCHWWARHRGGRGPCSHVLAARMANLLSAPQTA